One part of the Syngnathus acus chromosome 17, fSynAcu1.2, whole genome shotgun sequence genome encodes these proteins:
- the LOC119136620 gene encoding mitochondrial ubiquitin ligase activator of nfkb 1-A — MSDFLISPLILFGVGSSFACSGLFYHLYQEKKRELIKIKEIPVFRPDHHLATLLKSSPHRRLQYVAVEGLVEADEKPLTSQFVPRCYGVVQKIKVVEHAEYWNALSKTWSSRPTNRKESTKSVPFSLICPGSYVSDFHVRVQDPSEGSGNFLERVYHRVRQAEEGLVNVVLQGIGGERAVAMEESEEMLRVGSSLTVFGEVVLEGEHGRLQVPTDGREYLMVPTNYKSYIERHERSASMWKMLTALTGIFGASVLARVIYDTVDKDDRSK, encoded by the exons ATGAGTGATTTTTTAATAAGCCCCCTTATTTTATTTGGAGTAGGATCCAGTTTTGCCTGTTCGGGTCTGTTCTATCATTTATACCAAGAGAAGAAAAGGGAGTTGATAAAGATAAAG GAGATACCAGTCTTCCGACCAGATCATCATTTGGCCACATTGCTGAAATCATCTCCCCACAGGAGGTTGCAATACGTCGCAGTAGAAG GCCTGGTCGAAGCAGATGAGAAGCCTCTTACCAGCCAATTTGTCCCAAGATGCTACGGTGTAGTTCAGAAGATAAAAGTTGTAGAACATGCTGAATACTGGAACGCCCTCTCTAAAACATG GAGCTCTCGGCCGACAAACAGGAAAGAAAGCACCAAATCTGTGCCCTTCTCTCTCATCTGTCCTGGCTCCTATGTCTCTGACTTTCATGTGAGGGTGCAAGACCCCTCAGAGGGATCAGGTAATTTCCTGGAGAGGGTTTACCACCGAGTGAGACAAGCCGAGGAGGGCTTGGTGAATGTGGTCCTGCAGGGCATCGGCGGGGAGCGAGCAGTGGCCATGGAGGAAAGCGAAGAGATGCTTCGTGTGGGGAGCAGTCTGACTGTGTTTGGGGAGGTGGTTCTGGAGGGTGAGCACGGGAGACTGCAGGTCCCAACAGATGGCAGAGAGTACCTTATGGTTCCCACCAACTACAAGAGTTACATAGAGCGGCACGAGCGATCAGCCAGCATGTGGAAGATGCTGACGGCCCTTACAGGCATCTTTGGTGCCTCCGTACTAGCTCGTGTAATTTATGACACGGTGGACAAAGATGACAGATCCAAATAG
- the eif2b5 gene encoding translation initiation factor eIF-2B subunit epsilon, with protein MAVRGAKHRLSSRKGACEQDEEEPQLQAVLVADSFNRKFFPVTKDQPRALLPLGNVAMIDYTLEFLTSTGVQETYVFCCWMAGKIKEHLLKSKWCRSTSPNTVHIITSDLYRSLGDVLRDVDAKSLVRSDFLLVYGDVLSNIDISQALLEHRQRRKIDKNISVMTMLFKESSPGHKSRCEEDDVIVAMDSKSQRVLHYHKTQRLKKLHFPMNTFHSGSDEFEIRHDLLDCHISICSPQVAELFTDNFDYQTRNDFVRGILVNEEILGNQIHMHVTRDGYGARVSNLLMYDSVSSDLVRRWVYPLTPEANITDQERWSCTYSRHNVYRGSGVTLGHGSQMEENVLIGCDSSIGANCYISNSVIGNNCTIGDNVILEHAYIWNDVVIGANVVISHSVVCDKAEVKEGVKLNKQCVLAYNVVIGPHICVPEGTVVSMHYPAEEEEDDDEFLSDDDTVGQSKDKIKQKAFNPAEVGAEGKGYVWKASSPDDTDDEELSHCLWGLTLNPELESESEDSEPDGPDDPVIPSPEMDDAKVFQKEVLGTLQRGLEENISCDHLVLEINSLKYAYNITLQEVMQILTGVLLDYPLQQHSSQLTASQYAADLQPLLEKWAPVFKNYVKRSKDQLDCLSAFEEHFLEHATHWPAMCKILMAMYQLEILEEEMILRWFSHSGTFDKSRQLRKNQGLQKFIQWLKEAEESSEEDDK; from the exons ATGGCTGTTAGAGGagcaaaacacagactttCCAGTAGAAAAGGTGCGTGTGAGCAAGATGAAGAAGAACCCCAGCTTCAGGCCGTTTTAGTCGCTGACAGCTTTAACCGGAAGTTTTTCCCGGTGACTAAAGACCAGCCTCGG GCTTTGTTGCCTCTGGGTAATGTTGCGATGATCGACTACACTCTGGAATTCCTCACTTCCACGGGGGTCCAGGAAACTTATGTGTTTTGCTGTTGGATGGCTGGCAAGATTAAGGAACACTTGCT GAAGTCTAAATGGTGTCGATCGACCTCTCCGAACACAGTCCACATCATCACATCAGACCTGTACAGATCTCTGGGGGATGTGCTCAGGGATGTTGACGCCAAGTCTCTCGTTCGCTCAGACTTCTTGTTAGTCTATGGAGATGTGCTATCCAATATTGACATCAGCCAGGCACTGCTGGAGCACAG GCAACGTCGAAAGATTGACAAGAACATCTCCGTGATGACGATGCTCTTTAAGGAATCATCGCCGGGTCACAAGTCTCGTTGTGAGGAAGATGATGTGATTGTCGCCATGGACAGCAAGAGTCAGCGAGTTTTACACTACCACAAGACACAACGCTTaaagaagcttcattttcccatg AATACATTCCACAGTGGAAGTGACGAGTTTGAAATCAGACATGACCTCCTTGACTGCCACATCAGTATCTGTTCACCACAG GTTGCGGAGCTCTTCACTGACAATTTTGACTACCAAACAAGGAATGACTTTGTCAGGGGGATTTTGGTCAATGAAGAG ATCCTGGGGAACCAGATCCATATGCACGTGACCAGAGACGGTTACggcgcccgagtgtccaactTGCTCATGTACGATTCGGTGTCGTCCGATTTGGTGAGACGGTGGGTCTACCCTCTCACCCCCGAGGCCAATATTACCGACCAGGAAAGATGGAGCTGCACGTACTCGCGCCACAACGTCTACCGAGGATCAGGGGTCACCCTTGGCCATGGCAGCCAGATGGAGGAGAACGTTCTAATTGGCTGTGACTCCAGCATAGGCGCCAACTGCTACATCTCCAACAGCGTCATTGGTAACAATTGCACCATAG GTGACAATGTCATTCTGGAGCACGCCTACATCTGGAACGATGTTGTAATTGGCGCCAACGTGGTGATCAGTCATTCTGTAGTCTGTGACAAGGCTGAAGTCAAAGAAGGCGTCAAGCTTAATAAACAGTGCGTCCTAGCCTACAAT GTGGTGATTGGACCGCATATCTGTGTGCCAGAGGGCACAGTGGTGTCCATGCATTATCCagcagaagaggaggaagatgacgaTGAATTCCTCAGTGACGACGACACGGTGGGCCAGAGCAAGgacaaaatcaaacagaaaG CTTTTAACCCAGCTGAGGTTGGGGCAGAAGGAAAAGGCTACGTATGGAAAGCCAGCAGTCCGGATGATACGGATGATGAAGAGCTGTCGCATTGTCTCTGGG GCCTGACGTTAAACCCCGAACtcgagagtgagagtgaggaCAGCGAGCCCGATGGTCCTGACGATCCAGTGATTCCTTCTCCTGAGATGGACGATGCTAAAG TGTTCCAGAAGGAGGTGCTGGGCACCCTGCAAAGAGGCTTGGAAGAGAATATCAGCTGCGACCACCTGGTGCTGGAGATCAACTCCCTCAA GTACGCCTACAACATCACTCTACAAGAAGTAATGCAGATACTGACCGGAGTGCTGTTGGATTACCCGTTGCAGCAGCACAGCTCGCAGCTCACGGCATCCCAATACGCCGCTGACCTTCAGCCG TTATTGGAGAAATGGGCACCAGTGTTTAAGAATTATGTGAAGAGATCGAAGGACCAACTTGACTGCCTCTCTGCTTTTGAGGAGCACTTCCTGGAACATGCCACTCACTGGCCTGCCATGtgcaag ATTCTTATGGCCATGTACCAACTGGAGATcctggaggaggagatgatTCTGCGCTGGTTTTCTCATAGTGGCACGTTTGACAAGAGCAGACAGCTACGGAAGAACCAAGGG CTTCAAAAATTCATCCAGTGGCTgaaggaggctgaggagtcGTCAGAGGAGGACGACAAATAG
- the LOC119136618 gene encoding calsequestrin-1-like isoform X2, with amino-acid sequence MKWTWVFVAVLLSFVGLSLGKDSLDFPEYDGKDRVHDLHLKNYKSVMKKYDVMVVYYHDHPGSGRVAQKQFEIEELSLELAAQVLEEFDDEDIGVGLIDAKIDKALAKKLGLEESDSIFIFTDDEVIEYDGELAADTLVEFVFDLLEDPVEIIDNSRELKGFENIEEDIKLVGYFKSHKSEHFEAFVDAAEEFHPHMKFYATFNAKIGKALVLKLNEVDFYEPFHDDPVVIPGKPYTKEELVKFIEDNDRPTLRKLQPHNMYEIWDDHVDGEHIIAFAEESDPDGFEFLEILKEVAEDNTEHPHLSIVWIDPDDFPLLVPHWEKIFGIDLSSPQIGVVEADDADSVWMDMDDDDDMPSTDELEDWIEDVLSGEIDPDNDDDDDDDDDDDDDDDDDDDDDDDDDDDDDDDDDDDDDDDDY; translated from the exons ATGAAGTGGACCTGGGTGTTTGTGGCAGTTTTGTTGTCCTTTGTGGGGCTCTCACTGGGCAAAGACAGCTTGGATTTCCCCGAGTATGACGGCAAGGACAGAGTCCACGACCTCCACCTCAAGAACTATAAGTCTGTGATGAAGAAGTATGATGTCATGGTGGTCTACTACCATGACCATCCCGGATCCGGCCGCGTCGCCCAGAAACAGTTTGAGATTGAGGAGTTGTCCCTTGAG CTTGCAGCCCAGGTCCTCGAGGAGTTTGATGATGAGGACATTGGAGTTGGTCTCATTGATGCAAAGATTGACAAGGCTTTGGCTAAGAAACTgg GCCTGGAAGAGTCGGACAGCATCTTCATCTTCACAGACGACGAGGTTATCGAGTACGATGGTGAACTGGCGGCAGACACTCTTGTGGAGTTCGTCTTTGAT CTCCTTGAAGATCCCGTGGAAATTATTGACAACAGTAGGGAACTGAAGGGCTTTGAGAACATCGAAGAGGACATCAAATTGGTGGGCTACTTTAAGAGTCACAAATCAGAAC ATTTTGAGGCTTTTGTCGATGCTGCCGAAGAGTTCCATCCTCACATGAAGTTCTACGCAACGTTCAATGCCAAG ATTGGCAAGGCTTTGGTCCTCAAGCTTAACGAGGTGGACTTTTATGAGCCTTTTCATGATGATCCCGTCGTGATCCCAGGAAAACCCTACACCAAGGAAGAGTTAGTGAAATTCATCGAAGACAATGACAG GCCAACTCTAAGGAAGCTGCAGCCCCACAACATGTATGAAATCTGG GATGACCATGTTGATGGCGAACACATCATTGCTTTTGCTGAGGAATCTGATCCAG ATGGCTTTGAATTCTTGGAGATCCTGAAGGAAGTTGCTGAGGACAACACAGAACATCCTCATCTCAGTATTGTCTGGATTGATCCCGATGACTTCCCCTTG CTTGTGCCTCACTGGGAGAAGATTTTTGGAATCGACCTGTCCAGCCCACAGATTGGTGTTGTGGAAGCTGATGAT GCTGACAGCGTGTGGATGGATATGGACGATGACGATGACATGCCGTCCACCGATGAACTGGAGGACTGGATTGAAGATGTTCTGTCAGGAGAAATTGATcctgataatgatgatgacgat gacgatgatgatgatgatgacgatgatgatgatgacgatgatgatgatgatgacgacgacgatgatgatgatgatgacgatgatgacgatgacgacgacgacgatgattaTTAA
- the LOC119136618 gene encoding calsequestrin-1-like isoform X1: protein MKWTWVFVAVLLSFVGLSLGKDSLDFPEYDGKDRVHDLHLKNYKSVMKKYDVMVVYYHDHPGSGRVAQKQFEIEELSLELAAQVLEEFDDEDIGVGLIDAKIDKALAKKLGLEESDSIFIFTDDEVIEYDGELAADTLVEFVFDLLEDPVEIIDNSRELKGFENIEEDIKLVGYFKSHKSEHFEAFVDAAEEFHPHMKFYATFNAKIGKALVLKLNEVDFYEPFHDDPVVIPGKPYTKEELVKFIEDNDRPTLRKLQPHNMYEIWDDHVDGEHIIAFAEESDPDGFEFLEILKEVAEDNTEHPHLSIVWIDPDDFPLLVPHWEKIFGIDLSSPQIGVVEADDADSVWMDMDDDDDMPSTDELEDWIEDVLSGEIDPDNDDDDDDDDDDDDDDDDDDDDDDDDDDDDDDDDDDDDDDDDDDDDDDDDDDDDDDDY from the exons ATGAAGTGGACCTGGGTGTTTGTGGCAGTTTTGTTGTCCTTTGTGGGGCTCTCACTGGGCAAAGACAGCTTGGATTTCCCCGAGTATGACGGCAAGGACAGAGTCCACGACCTCCACCTCAAGAACTATAAGTCTGTGATGAAGAAGTATGATGTCATGGTGGTCTACTACCATGACCATCCCGGATCCGGCCGCGTCGCCCAGAAACAGTTTGAGATTGAGGAGTTGTCCCTTGAG CTTGCAGCCCAGGTCCTCGAGGAGTTTGATGATGAGGACATTGGAGTTGGTCTCATTGATGCAAAGATTGACAAGGCTTTGGCTAAGAAACTgg GCCTGGAAGAGTCGGACAGCATCTTCATCTTCACAGACGACGAGGTTATCGAGTACGATGGTGAACTGGCGGCAGACACTCTTGTGGAGTTCGTCTTTGAT CTCCTTGAAGATCCCGTGGAAATTATTGACAACAGTAGGGAACTGAAGGGCTTTGAGAACATCGAAGAGGACATCAAATTGGTGGGCTACTTTAAGAGTCACAAATCAGAAC ATTTTGAGGCTTTTGTCGATGCTGCCGAAGAGTTCCATCCTCACATGAAGTTCTACGCAACGTTCAATGCCAAG ATTGGCAAGGCTTTGGTCCTCAAGCTTAACGAGGTGGACTTTTATGAGCCTTTTCATGATGATCCCGTCGTGATCCCAGGAAAACCCTACACCAAGGAAGAGTTAGTGAAATTCATCGAAGACAATGACAG GCCAACTCTAAGGAAGCTGCAGCCCCACAACATGTATGAAATCTGG GATGACCATGTTGATGGCGAACACATCATTGCTTTTGCTGAGGAATCTGATCCAG ATGGCTTTGAATTCTTGGAGATCCTGAAGGAAGTTGCTGAGGACAACACAGAACATCCTCATCTCAGTATTGTCTGGATTGATCCCGATGACTTCCCCTTG CTTGTGCCTCACTGGGAGAAGATTTTTGGAATCGACCTGTCCAGCCCACAGATTGGTGTTGTGGAAGCTGATGAT GCTGACAGCGTGTGGATGGATATGGACGATGACGATGACATGCCGTCCACCGATGAACTGGAGGACTGGATTGAAGATGTTCTGTCAGGAGAAATTGATcctgataatgatgatgacgatgatgatgatgacgatgacgatgatgatgatgacgatgatgacgacgacgatgatgatgatgatgacgatgatgatgatgacgatgatgatgatgatgacgacgacgatgatgatgatgatgacgatgatgacgatgacgacgacgacgatgattaTTAA
- the LOC119136619 gene encoding zinc finger protein 670-like encodes MDKMSAEEVNIHAQVESVLGALVKVATVELTKLFESRYRASTATVEVGNAGTGKVNESRDTLSSEERTRSIGVQVDEDMQPLLELLDSDSLQECGKECGDNPQVKAEAVNEAEFSILETDCGPQMDATLDDQKCGLRQSPKAQNLPAVQPHSDEVSFICPLTLKPESRVPQPDSSEMPVKPEPLQACASTAKGCAYSPSLSDGAVTAVPVGLWEHVTAPKDMENLLQMKLKLTSSDQKLKSTCAVLLVDVLSAAKIQKSGGDGEKQPVPKDLRQHQGVHTGHRLCCFTPCERGVWRLQKVMGHSRDGYACSACGNTFKRRKILRRHERFHTGEKPYSCSKCSKTFALKKSLRRHVRFHTGERPHKCTHCDKSFRLRVNLKTHLRFHTGEKPYQCNLCGKMFRVLGNLDRHKLNPCGFFV; translated from the exons ATGGACAAAATGTCGGCGGAGGAGGTAAATATCCATGCACAGGTGGAGTCTGTGCTGGGTGCGCTCGTCAAAGTGGCTACGGTGGAGTTGACCAAACTGTTCGAGAGCAGATACCGAGCTTCGACTGCTACCGTGGAAGTGGGCAATGCTGGCACAGGCAAGGTGAACGAGTCCCGGGATACTTTGTCTTCTGAAGAGCGAACGCGCAGCATCGGAGTGCAAGTGGACGAGGACATGCAGCCGCTGCTCGAGCTGTTGG ATAGCGATAGTCTCCAAGAATGCGGAAAAGAGTGTGGAGATAATCCACAAGTCAAG GCAGAAGCTGTGAATGAAGCGGAGTTCAGCATCCTGGAAACAGACTGTGGGCCACAGATGGACGCTACTTTGGATG atCAAAAATGTGGGCTTAGACAAAGCCCAAAAGCTCAGAATCTACCTGCGGTTCAACCCCACTCTGACGAAGTCTCGTTTATTTGTCCACTAACCCTGAAGCCCGAGTCTCGCGTGCCTCAGCCCGACAGCTCTGAGATGCCCGTTAAGCCGGAGCCTCTTCAAGCCTGCGCCAGCACGGCCAAGGGTTGCGCTTACAGCCCGTCCCTCAGCGACGGAGCCGTGACTGCAGTGCCGGTTGGCCTTTGGGAACACGTGACCGCGCCAAAGGACATGGAGAACCTCCTCCAGATGAAGCTGAAACTCACCTCGTCGGACCAAAAGCTGAAGAGTACATGTGCGGTGCTACTTGTCGACGTGCTGAGTGCAGCGAAGATTCAGAAGAGCGGCGGCGACGGTGAGAAGCAGCCCGTGCCGAAAGATTTGCGACAGCACCAAGGCGTGCACACGGGCCACCGCCTCTGCTGCTTCACGCCGTGCGAACGAGGCGTCTGGCGACTCCAGAAGGTTATGGGCCACTCTCGCGACGGCTACGCCTGCAGCGCTTGCGGCAATACCTTCAAGCGGCGCAAAATACTTCGGCGCCACGAGCGCTTCCACACGGGGGAAAAGCCGTACTCGTGCTCCAAGTGTTCCAAGACGTTTGCGCTCAAGAAGAGCCTCCGTCGCCATGTGAGATTCCACACAGGAGAGAGACCGCACAAATGCACGCACTGTGATAAAAGCTTCCGCCTGCGAGTCAATCTGAAAACGCACTTGAGATTTCACACCGGGGAGAAGCCGTACCAGTGCAACTTGTGTGGAAAGATGTTCAGGGTCCTGGGGAATCTTGACAGACACAAACTCAACCCCTGTGGATTCTTTGTGTAG
- the LOC119136615 gene encoding TOX high mobility group box family member 4-B-like isoform X1, which translates to MDLNFYSGLSDSCAQNVNSEFLDSQAYGGYTEENKFPEGSDSYLTMGGGAHHFLSAEQTFHTPSLGDEVFEIPPISLDPDTSLNIAEAVSHFELSDGTVGPSGPHNLVDNLVVEANDPSFASPFVNTGSQDLEHLNMVPMAQANGGALLSSSSLELSNSSGSHFATSSPMTIDVQLPDIAHGLLGSGQLSMINQTELVLGLGGEYTGPPSGTSEPPLSTTPSPAGSLQDEDMDDFKKSVLVDSPMSLPSPSVSHPAVQSSVSLATIKRAVGTATTSATVSKTSRPKKDPNEPQKPVSAYALFFRDTQAAIKGQNPNASFGEVSKIVASMWDSLAEEQKQVYKKKTDAAKKEYLKALAAYRASQLSKPACDETAPLPPLPDVSQAPAAVPFVSHQVVRPANNVEENTITNICASNIILDIPERATRSRTGASKTAVAPAAAVAPPPPPPQTITKILIPKHMLQAGGQFVTLLPGGLHTLQPTLVVTGGPRQPPPLQQMQNAPPPPPLQQMAPAPPRLLLAKPREGGSAAGLPVSITAAPPPPLQIKIVPASLQRKDTQPIIIPATPTVTSTVSGAPLLAGVQHDDEVVSEVLPSEEDEMEVTESCEDASLPCVCVRSGCTNPAVESEDWDKEYCSNECVASHCSDIFKAWCSIRNQTMGTVK; encoded by the exons ATGGACCTTAATTTTTATTCTGGGCTTTCTGACAGTTGTGCTCAAAATGTTAATTCTGAGTTTTTGGATAGCCAAGCATATGGTGGATACACCGAGGAAAATAAG TTTCCAGAGGGCAGCGATAGTTACCTAACCATGGGTGGCGGTGCTCACCACTTTTTGTCCGCTGAG CAGACTTTCCACACCCCCAGTCTTGGCGATGAAGTTTTTGAGATTCCACCCATCTCACTCGACCCAGACACATCCCTAAATATTGCTGAAGCAGTTTCTCACTTCGAGTTGTCAGATGGCACCGTGGGACCTTCGGGTCCTCATAACCTGGTTGACAACCTGGTGGTGGAAGCCAACGATCCGTCTTTTGCATCCCCCTTTGTGAACACCGGCTCCCAAGACCTGGAGCATCTCAACATGGTGCCCATGGCACAGGCGAATGGAGGAGCCCTTCTCAGTTCCTCATCATTG GAGCTGAGTAACAGCAGCGGCTCCCATTTTGCCACCTCGTCTCCAATGACCATTGATGTTCAACTTCCCGACATCGCTCATGGTCTTTTAGGAAGTGGTCAGCTGTCCATGATTAACCAGACGGAGCTAGTGCTGGGGCTAGGAGGAGAATACACAGGACCTCCTTCAGGGACCTCAGAACCGCCACTGTCGACGACACCTTCTCCAGCTGGTTCCTTACAAGATGAGGATATGGATGACTTCAAG AAGAGTGTGCTGGTAGACTCCCCCATGTCTCTGCCCTCACCCTCAGTCTCCCATCCAGCCGTCCAGTCCTCAGTCTCACTGGCAACAATCAAAAGGGCCGTAGGGACAGCAACCACATCAGCGACAGTTTCCAAAACAAGCCGGCCCAAGAAAGACCCCAATGAACCACAAAAGCCGGTTTCTGCgtatgctcttttttttcgaGACACCCAAGCTGCTATCAAGGGCCAAAATCCAAACGCTTCTTTTGGAGAGGTGTCAAAGATTGTGGCTTCCATGTGGGACAGCCTGGCCGAGGAGCAGAAACAG gtgtataaaaaaaaaactgatgctGCCAAGAAGGAATATTTAAAAGCGCTGGCAGCTTATCGAGCCAGTCAACTGTCAAAG CCTGCCTGTGACGAGACTGCACCTTTGCCACCTCTGCCCGATGTCAGCCAAGCCCCTGCAGCCGTCCCCTTTGTTAGTCACCAGGTCGTCCGTCCGGCAAATAACGTCGAAGAGAATACCATCACCAACATTTGTGCCTCCAACATTATTCTGGATATCCCAGAGAGGGCGACTCGATCCCGCACGGGCGCAAGCAAAACAGCGGTGGCCCCAGCGGCGGCAgtcgcgccgccgccgccgcccccccAGACCATCACCAAGATCCTAATTCCCAAACACATGCTTCAGGCAGGGGGCCAGTTTGTCACCTTGCTTCCCGGTGGCCTCCACACTTTGCAACCCACCCTGGTGGTGACCGGCGGCCCTCGCCAGCCGCCACCCCTGCAGCAGATGCAGAATGCGCCCCCGCCGCCACCACTCCAACAGATGGCGCCAGCGCCGCCGCGCTTACTCCTGGCCAAACCTCGGGAGGGTGGAAGTGCGGCAGGACTCCCCGTGTCCATCACAGCTGCCCCTCCGCCTCCGCTTCAGATCAAAATAGTTCCCGCCTCTTTGCAGAGAAAAGACACGCAGCCCATCATCATCCCTGCCACGCCTACTGTGACGTCAACAGTTTCTGGAGCCCCACTTTTAGCAGGAGTGCAGCATGATGACGAGGTTGTGTCAGAGGTGCTGCCTTCAGAAGAG GATGAAATGGAAGTGACAGAGTCGTGTGAAGATGCCTCGTTGCCGTGTGTCTGCGTGAGGTCCGGCTGCACGAACCCGGCTGTAGAGAGTGAAGATTGGGACAAAGAATATTGCAGTAACGAGTGTGTGGCCTCTCACTGCAG tgaTATTTTCAAAGCTTGGTGCTCCATCAGGAACCAGACCATGGGAACGGTAAAATAA
- the LOC119136615 gene encoding TOX high mobility group box family member 4-B-like isoform X2, whose protein sequence is MDLNFYSGLSDSCAQNVNSEFLDSQAYGGYTEENKFPEGSDSYLTMGGGAHHFLSAETFHTPSLGDEVFEIPPISLDPDTSLNIAEAVSHFELSDGTVGPSGPHNLVDNLVVEANDPSFASPFVNTGSQDLEHLNMVPMAQANGGALLSSSSLELSNSSGSHFATSSPMTIDVQLPDIAHGLLGSGQLSMINQTELVLGLGGEYTGPPSGTSEPPLSTTPSPAGSLQDEDMDDFKKSVLVDSPMSLPSPSVSHPAVQSSVSLATIKRAVGTATTSATVSKTSRPKKDPNEPQKPVSAYALFFRDTQAAIKGQNPNASFGEVSKIVASMWDSLAEEQKQVYKKKTDAAKKEYLKALAAYRASQLSKPACDETAPLPPLPDVSQAPAAVPFVSHQVVRPANNVEENTITNICASNIILDIPERATRSRTGASKTAVAPAAAVAPPPPPPQTITKILIPKHMLQAGGQFVTLLPGGLHTLQPTLVVTGGPRQPPPLQQMQNAPPPPPLQQMAPAPPRLLLAKPREGGSAAGLPVSITAAPPPPLQIKIVPASLQRKDTQPIIIPATPTVTSTVSGAPLLAGVQHDDEVVSEVLPSEEDEMEVTESCEDASLPCVCVRSGCTNPAVESEDWDKEYCSNECVASHCSDIFKAWCSIRNQTMGTVK, encoded by the exons ATGGACCTTAATTTTTATTCTGGGCTTTCTGACAGTTGTGCTCAAAATGTTAATTCTGAGTTTTTGGATAGCCAAGCATATGGTGGATACACCGAGGAAAATAAG TTTCCAGAGGGCAGCGATAGTTACCTAACCATGGGTGGCGGTGCTCACCACTTTTTGTCCGCTGAG ACTTTCCACACCCCCAGTCTTGGCGATGAAGTTTTTGAGATTCCACCCATCTCACTCGACCCAGACACATCCCTAAATATTGCTGAAGCAGTTTCTCACTTCGAGTTGTCAGATGGCACCGTGGGACCTTCGGGTCCTCATAACCTGGTTGACAACCTGGTGGTGGAAGCCAACGATCCGTCTTTTGCATCCCCCTTTGTGAACACCGGCTCCCAAGACCTGGAGCATCTCAACATGGTGCCCATGGCACAGGCGAATGGAGGAGCCCTTCTCAGTTCCTCATCATTG GAGCTGAGTAACAGCAGCGGCTCCCATTTTGCCACCTCGTCTCCAATGACCATTGATGTTCAACTTCCCGACATCGCTCATGGTCTTTTAGGAAGTGGTCAGCTGTCCATGATTAACCAGACGGAGCTAGTGCTGGGGCTAGGAGGAGAATACACAGGACCTCCTTCAGGGACCTCAGAACCGCCACTGTCGACGACACCTTCTCCAGCTGGTTCCTTACAAGATGAGGATATGGATGACTTCAAG AAGAGTGTGCTGGTAGACTCCCCCATGTCTCTGCCCTCACCCTCAGTCTCCCATCCAGCCGTCCAGTCCTCAGTCTCACTGGCAACAATCAAAAGGGCCGTAGGGACAGCAACCACATCAGCGACAGTTTCCAAAACAAGCCGGCCCAAGAAAGACCCCAATGAACCACAAAAGCCGGTTTCTGCgtatgctcttttttttcgaGACACCCAAGCTGCTATCAAGGGCCAAAATCCAAACGCTTCTTTTGGAGAGGTGTCAAAGATTGTGGCTTCCATGTGGGACAGCCTGGCCGAGGAGCAGAAACAG gtgtataaaaaaaaaactgatgctGCCAAGAAGGAATATTTAAAAGCGCTGGCAGCTTATCGAGCCAGTCAACTGTCAAAG CCTGCCTGTGACGAGACTGCACCTTTGCCACCTCTGCCCGATGTCAGCCAAGCCCCTGCAGCCGTCCCCTTTGTTAGTCACCAGGTCGTCCGTCCGGCAAATAACGTCGAAGAGAATACCATCACCAACATTTGTGCCTCCAACATTATTCTGGATATCCCAGAGAGGGCGACTCGATCCCGCACGGGCGCAAGCAAAACAGCGGTGGCCCCAGCGGCGGCAgtcgcgccgccgccgccgcccccccAGACCATCACCAAGATCCTAATTCCCAAACACATGCTTCAGGCAGGGGGCCAGTTTGTCACCTTGCTTCCCGGTGGCCTCCACACTTTGCAACCCACCCTGGTGGTGACCGGCGGCCCTCGCCAGCCGCCACCCCTGCAGCAGATGCAGAATGCGCCCCCGCCGCCACCACTCCAACAGATGGCGCCAGCGCCGCCGCGCTTACTCCTGGCCAAACCTCGGGAGGGTGGAAGTGCGGCAGGACTCCCCGTGTCCATCACAGCTGCCCCTCCGCCTCCGCTTCAGATCAAAATAGTTCCCGCCTCTTTGCAGAGAAAAGACACGCAGCCCATCATCATCCCTGCCACGCCTACTGTGACGTCAACAGTTTCTGGAGCCCCACTTTTAGCAGGAGTGCAGCATGATGACGAGGTTGTGTCAGAGGTGCTGCCTTCAGAAGAG GATGAAATGGAAGTGACAGAGTCGTGTGAAGATGCCTCGTTGCCGTGTGTCTGCGTGAGGTCCGGCTGCACGAACCCGGCTGTAGAGAGTGAAGATTGGGACAAAGAATATTGCAGTAACGAGTGTGTGGCCTCTCACTGCAG tgaTATTTTCAAAGCTTGGTGCTCCATCAGGAACCAGACCATGGGAACGGTAAAATAA